The following are from one region of the Polaribacter marinaquae genome:
- a CDS encoding glycosyltransferase family 4 protein: MHILFLTNEYPYKNEAHGGIGTFIKFLAEQLIENNIKISVLGVYNIQEDETYKLNKIDVYRLKISKWKFAKFYDHKIRILKCIKEIHKKKQIDIIEGSELNFAFFPYKSSYKKVIRLHGGHHFFASEEQRKVNNWKAYQEKISFKKADNFVAVSNYVGYKTKRLLKNNFTYTTIYNSIDLRPFYKSSYNKEHLYKLLFVGTVCYKKGIDSLIDAIPIIKKKYPNVVLEIIGRDWVDNNGNSYTGLLKKRIKDIDKHNIKFTGSIPYKDIPRRLEEAQLCVYPSISESFGLTLIEGMAMGKAIIASNIKPFNEIVGNSNSVLFFKPNSKEDISEKVVHLFSDHKKRLELIEKSRKHILECFDSDSILEDNISFYKSILR, encoded by the coding sequence ATGCATATTCTTTTTTTGACAAATGAGTATCCTTATAAAAATGAAGCCCATGGAGGTATAGGTACTTTTATTAAGTTTTTAGCAGAACAATTGATAGAAAACAATATAAAGATTTCTGTATTAGGGGTTTATAATATTCAAGAAGATGAAACTTATAAACTTAATAAAATAGATGTTTATAGGTTAAAAATATCTAAATGGAAATTTGCAAAATTTTACGATCATAAGATTAGAATTTTAAAATGCATAAAAGAAATCCATAAAAAAAAACAAATAGATATTATTGAAGGAAGTGAATTGAATTTTGCTTTTTTCCCTTACAAATCATCATATAAGAAAGTAATTAGGTTACATGGAGGGCACCATTTTTTTGCCTCTGAAGAGCAAAGAAAAGTTAATAATTGGAAAGCTTATCAAGAAAAAATATCTTTTAAAAAAGCAGATAATTTTGTAGCAGTAAGTAATTATGTTGGCTACAAGACAAAAAGGCTTTTAAAAAACAACTTTACTTACACTACCATCTATAATAGTATTGATTTACGACCTTTTTATAAGAGTTCTTATAATAAAGAACATTTATACAAGTTGTTATTTGTTGGAACGGTTTGTTATAAGAAAGGAATAGATAGTTTAATAGATGCTATACCAATTATAAAAAAGAAATATCCAAATGTGGTTTTAGAAATAATAGGTAGAGATTGGGTAGATAATAATGGTAATTCTTACACAGGATTATTAAAGAAAAGAATAAAAGACATAGATAAACATAATATAAAATTTACAGGTAGTATTCCATACAAGGATATACCTAGAAGACTAGAGGAAGCTCAATTATGCGTTTATCCCTCAATATCAGAATCTTTTGGGTTAACTTTAATTGAGGGAATGGCTATGGGAAAAGCAATTATAGCGAGTAATATAAAACCCTTTAATGAAATTGTAGGAAATTCTAATTCAGTACTCTTTTTTAAACCCAACTCTAAAGAAGATATTAGTGAAAAAGTAGTTCATTTATTTTCAGACCATAAAAAGAGATTAGAATTAATAGAAAAGAGTAGGAAACATATCTTAGAATGTTTTGATTCTGATAGTATTTTAGAAGATAATATTTCATTTTATAAATCAATTTTAAGATAA
- a CDS encoding glycosyltransferase produces MKFGIITHAIHKQHSDKIYAYEPYVREMNLWAKYVTEIKILSPISKEKLTAIESEYTGVKVKLEKIPSLHIKNIAYALHNILYIPLIFFKIIKFIKNVDHIHLRCPGNIGLLGALAQIFYPSKLKTVKYAGNWDPNSKQPVSYKIQKWILSNTFLTKNCKVLVYGNWENQSKNIIPFFTASYKKNEIEIVKTKNLSSVIKFIYVGAFSVGKQPMLSVKVIEKLSKQGFNVHLNMYGNGDKFTEIYNYIKENSLQNIIVLHGNKPKIEVKQAFKESHFLLFISKSEGWPKVVAEAMFWSCLPISSNVSCVNYMLGNGSRGSVLKPDANIEDIMIEIKRYLNDEKRYQEKVLNATNWSQEYTLDKFEVEIKKILENNYE; encoded by the coding sequence ATGAAATTTGGAATTATAACGCATGCAATTCATAAACAGCATTCTGACAAAATTTATGCTTATGAGCCTTATGTAAGAGAGATGAATTTATGGGCTAAATATGTCACTGAAATAAAAATTTTATCACCAATTTCAAAAGAAAAACTAACTGCTATAGAAAGTGAATATACTGGAGTTAAAGTTAAATTAGAAAAAATACCTAGTCTGCATATTAAAAATATTGCATATGCATTGCATAATATTTTATACATTCCTTTAATTTTTTTTAAAATTATAAAATTTATAAAAAATGTAGATCATATACATTTACGATGCCCTGGTAATATTGGACTTTTAGGTGCTTTAGCTCAAATATTTTACCCTTCTAAACTAAAGACAGTAAAATATGCAGGTAATTGGGATCCAAATAGCAAACAGCCTGTTAGTTATAAGATTCAAAAATGGATTTTATCGAATACTTTTTTAACAAAAAACTGCAAGGTTTTGGTTTACGGAAATTGGGAAAATCAATCAAAAAATATAATTCCTTTTTTTACAGCATCCTATAAAAAAAATGAAATAGAAATAGTAAAGACTAAAAACTTATCATCAGTAATTAAATTTATCTATGTTGGCGCTTTCTCGGTTGGTAAACAACCTATGTTAAGTGTAAAAGTTATAGAAAAACTTTCTAAACAAGGTTTTAATGTACATTTAAATATGTACGGAAATGGTGATAAATTTACTGAAATATATAATTACATAAAGGAAAATTCGCTTCAAAACATCATTGTTTTACATGGAAATAAACCCAAAATTGAAGTAAAACAAGCTTTTAAAGAATCACATTTTTTACTGTTTATTTCTAAATCTGAAGGTTGGCCTAAAGTTGTGGCAGAAGCAATGTTTTGGAGTTGTTTACCAATATCATCAAATGTTTCATGTGTAAATTACATGCTTGGTAATGGTTCAAGAGGAAGTGTTTTAAAACCTGATGCTAACATTGAAGATATTATGATTGAAATAAAAAGATATTTAAATGATGAAAAAAGATATCAAGAAAAAGTTTTAAATGCAACCAATTGGTCTCAAGAGTATACTTTAGACAAATTTGAAGTTGAAATTAAAAAAATTTTAGAGAATAATTATGAGTAA
- a CDS encoding glycosyltransferase, whose translation MSNLGVVQIIDSLETGGAEVLAVNIANGLNEIGLNSHICATRKEGKLIENINNKANYIFLDRKKTVDIKALMKLKRYVNMNNISVIHAHATSIFMAFCIKVINPKLKVIWHDHYGKSENLNYRSSIFLKLFSFFTHSIISVNVKLKDWSEKKLYCKNVFFVNNFASFNLVKEKTKLNGENGKRIIHLAAFRNQKNHQFLIEAFAKLNKDKPDWTLHLVGRLGNDLYTQKNLALIKELNLEKHIFVYDVKMDIKNILLQSDIGVLSSSSEGLPLALLEYGLAKLPVVCTNVGQCSDVVIDKKTGYLIESNNMNQLVDKLELLIESETDRIKFGQNNEINIKKNYSIGPFLKKIIKIYNS comes from the coding sequence ATGAGTAATTTAGGTGTTGTTCAGATTATTGATTCATTAGAAACAGGTGGTGCAGAAGTATTAGCGGTTAATATAGCCAACGGTTTAAATGAAATAGGTTTAAACTCACATATTTGTGCAACAAGAAAAGAAGGTAAATTAATAGAAAACATCAATAATAAAGCAAATTATATATTTTTAGATAGAAAAAAAACGGTAGATATTAAAGCTTTAATGAAATTAAAAAGATATGTAAATATGAATAACATATCAGTGATTCATGCACATGCAACCTCAATATTTATGGCTTTTTGTATAAAAGTAATAAATCCTAAATTAAAAGTAATATGGCATGATCACTATGGAAAAAGTGAAAACTTGAACTATAGATCAAGTATATTTCTAAAACTTTTTTCATTTTTTACGCATTCTATAATATCAGTGAATGTAAAGTTGAAAGACTGGTCTGAAAAAAAATTATACTGTAAAAATGTTTTTTTTGTAAATAATTTTGCGAGCTTTAATTTAGTAAAAGAAAAAACAAAATTGAATGGTGAAAATGGAAAGAGAATAATTCATTTGGCAGCTTTTCGAAATCAAAAAAATCATCAATTTTTGATAGAGGCTTTTGCAAAACTAAATAAAGATAAGCCAGATTGGACTTTGCATTTAGTAGGAAGACTTGGGAATGATTTATATACACAAAAAAACTTAGCATTAATTAAAGAATTGAATTTAGAAAAGCATATTTTTGTTTATGATGTTAAAATGGATATCAAAAATATTTTATTACAATCAGATATTGGGGTTTTATCGTCCAGTTCAGAGGGTTTGCCTTTGGCTCTTTTAGAATACGGTTTAGCTAAGTTGCCTGTAGTTTGTACAAATGTTGGTCAATGTTCAGATGTTGTTATTGATAAAAAAACGGGTTATTTAATTGAAAGCAATAATATGAATCAACTAGTTGATAAATTAGAATTGTTAATAGAATCAGAAACTGATCGAATTAAGTTTGGACAAAATAATGAAATCAATATTAAGAAAAACTATTCTATAGGTCCTTTTTTAAAAAAAATAATTAAAATTTATAATTCTTAA
- a CDS encoding O-antigen ligase family protein → MIKLILQNKLVFILVHLAFGYLGTFSFFPKIFGFGIILIPIYFIFNSKNENEEALLFAAYIVGAEVYIRMTSGFIFYETGKYIVILYLLLGMFVGKFKQIFSVQYVFYLLLLLLGIIFTKVPEGESLRKNILFNLSGPIVLGISAIYCYQRKVSAQRLMDVLYFMLLPLFSMIIYLYFRTPDLSEIVFGGEANFKTSGGFGPNQVATAIGLGMFILTVYILSNKQLTGLIYIAAIFLIYFSYRGLLTFSRGGILTAIISIAFFVVFFLMYKKISFTKFFRYLMLALVFILSIWIYTLDITNGMLNNRYTGKNAIGVQKDITTGRVDILKIQMGNFLENPLGIGVGNGKYERLKKGEAITAASHNEVGRLLEEHGYIGFILLITLITIPLFNFLKGNSYQKAFIIAFYLIWFLTINHSAMRIALPGFVYALSLLNITNIDELENTEDENLMIAENEY, encoded by the coding sequence TTGATAAAATTAATCCTTCAAAATAAACTTGTATTCATATTAGTGCATCTAGCTTTTGGCTACTTAGGTACATTTAGTTTTTTTCCAAAAATTTTTGGTTTTGGTATTATTTTAATTCCTATTTATTTCATTTTTAATTCAAAAAATGAAAATGAAGAAGCGTTACTTTTTGCAGCTTATATTGTTGGTGCAGAGGTTTACATTCGTATGACTAGTGGTTTTATATTTTATGAAACAGGAAAGTATATTGTTATATTATACCTTCTATTAGGAATGTTTGTAGGTAAATTTAAACAAATTTTTTCTGTCCAATATGTCTTTTACCTTTTACTCTTATTATTAGGAATTATATTTACTAAAGTTCCTGAAGGAGAATCGTTAAGAAAAAATATTCTTTTTAATTTAAGTGGACCAATTGTATTAGGTATTTCTGCAATATACTGCTATCAGAGAAAGGTTTCCGCTCAAAGATTAATGGATGTTTTATACTTTATGCTATTGCCATTATTTTCTATGATAATTTATCTTTATTTTAGGACACCAGATTTAAGTGAAATAGTATTTGGAGGTGAAGCAAATTTTAAAACCTCTGGAGGATTTGGGCCAAATCAAGTTGCAACTGCAATTGGTCTAGGTATGTTTATTTTAACAGTTTATATACTATCAAATAAACAACTAACTGGTTTAATTTATATCGCTGCTATTTTTTTAATTTATTTTTCTTATCGTGGTTTATTAACTTTTTCACGAGGTGGAATTTTAACAGCTATAATTTCTATTGCTTTTTTTGTTGTATTTTTCTTGATGTACAAAAAAATATCATTTACAAAGTTTTTTAGATACCTAATGCTAGCATTGGTTTTTATATTGTCTATTTGGATATATACATTAGACATTACAAACGGAATGTTAAATAATCGTTATACAGGAAAAAATGCAATTGGAGTTCAGAAAGATATTACGACAGGTAGAGTAGATATTTTGAAAATTCAAATGGGTAATTTTTTAGAGAATCCTTTAGGTATCGGTGTTGGTAATGGTAAGTATGAAAGGCTAAAAAAAGGAGAAGCAATTACTGCAGCATCACATAATGAAGTCGGTCGTTTGTTAGAAGAACACGGTTACATAGGTTTTATTTTATTAATAACACTAATTACAATTCCGTTATTTAACTTCCTAAAAGGGAATTCTTATCAAAAAGCATTTATAATTGCATTTTATTTGATTTGGTTTTTAACAATAAATCATTCTGCTATGAGAATTGCTCTTCCTGGATTCGTTTACGCTTTAAGTTTGTTAAATATCACAAATATTGATGAATTAGAAAACACAGAAGACGAGAATTTAATGATTGCCGAAAATGAGTATTAA
- a CDS encoding glycosyltransferase family 4 protein encodes MSIKILYIGNNNTKNETTLKLLSNSLLNEDYDIIVTSNKQNKFFRLLDMCVHILKLSFKLDFVIIDTYSTTNFYYAFICSQICRIFKLKYITVLHGGNLPSRLKKNKFLSSLIFNNAYKNVSPSMYLKKEFENYNYVVDEIPNIIQIDKYPFLKRNNIKPKLLFVRAFHEIYNPIMALNVLKEVLKSFPEATLCMIGPIKDNSHQNFLNLASQYNLIDKIEITGFLSKEEWHKKSKEFDIFINTSNFDNMPVSVIEAMALGLPIVSTNVGGLPYLIDENISGLLVDKNDVKAMANAINLIVEGKHQNLAINARKKVESFSWNSVRKKWLEILK; translated from the coding sequence ATGAGTATTAAAATTCTCTACATAGGTAATAACAATACTAAAAATGAAACTACTTTAAAACTATTAAGTAATTCTCTTTTAAATGAGGATTATGATATAATTGTTACGTCTAACAAACAAAATAAGTTTTTTAGGCTTTTAGATATGTGCGTTCATATACTAAAACTAAGTTTTAAATTAGATTTTGTTATTATTGATACTTACAGTACAACAAACTTTTATTATGCTTTTATATGTTCTCAAATTTGTAGAATTTTTAAATTAAAATACATTACTGTTTTACATGGAGGTAATTTACCAAGTAGACTCAAAAAAAATAAATTCTTATCTAGTTTAATTTTTAATAATGCTTACAAGAATGTTTCGCCTTCCATGTATCTAAAAAAGGAATTTGAAAATTATAATTATGTAGTTGATGAAATACCAAATATTATTCAAATTGATAAATATCCGTTTTTAAAAAGAAATAATATAAAACCTAAGTTGCTCTTTGTAAGAGCCTTTCATGAAATTTATAATCCAATAATGGCTTTAAATGTATTAAAAGAAGTTTTGAAATCTTTCCCAGAAGCAACTTTGTGCATGATTGGTCCAATAAAAGATAATTCACATCAAAATTTTTTAAATCTTGCGAGTCAATATAATTTAATTGATAAAATTGAAATTACAGGTTTCTTATCTAAGGAAGAGTGGCATAAAAAATCTAAAGAATTTGATATATTTATAAATACTTCTAATTTTGATAATATGCCCGTTAGTGTTATCGAAGCTATGGCTTTGGGTTTGCCAATTGTTTCTACCAACGTTGGTGGACTTCCATATTTAATAGATGAAAATATTAGTGGTTTATTAGTTGATAAAAACGATGTTAAAGCAATGGCGAATGCCATCAATTTAATAGTTGAAGGAAAGCATCAGAATCTAGCAATAAATGCCAGAAAAAAAGTAGAAAGTTTTAGCTGGAATTCAGTAAGAAAAAAGTGGTTAGAAATACTAAAATAG
- a CDS encoding phenylacetate--CoA ligase family protein produces MIHKFIYLLGQTFRNPSLRKNYQFLKTTENWSLEQLEEYQFKKIREIIKLAIENSTFYRDKFAKVNTQKIKSLDDLKLIPVLTKEELIENVNEIHTNLKFRKQFLATTSGTSGQSLKFYRNEEADSFNRAAIQRGYSWHNVNPWDRNGYFWGFNFSFISKIKNKLLDKLQNRFRIFSFEDKSLKSFIKKTKNATYIQGYSSMIYQTAVLINKLNLEKPKNLKLVKGTSEKIFDSYQEEIKKAFGLKMVSEYGATEAGIIGFECDRGSIHINMEGVYVEEVNNEILITNLQLKSFPIIRYKLGDYISLAPRNENCTCGKKHLIIKEITGRVGENIYGIENMYPSLYLYYIFKNISKKENINLNYQVLQEEKGKLVFLIQNQIEAELQQKLCKEIKQHFKDDINFEINTDTELKKSNGKLKNFISTINE; encoded by the coding sequence ATGATACACAAGTTTATTTACCTTTTAGGACAAACTTTTAGGAATCCATCTCTTAGAAAAAACTATCAGTTTTTAAAAACTACTGAGAATTGGTCTTTAGAACAGTTAGAAGAATATCAGTTTAAAAAAATTAGAGAAATAATAAAGTTAGCAATAGAAAATTCTACTTTTTATAGAGATAAATTTGCTAAAGTCAATACTCAAAAAATTAAATCGCTTGATGATTTGAAATTAATTCCTGTTTTGACTAAAGAGGAATTAATTGAAAACGTTAATGAAATTCACACCAATTTAAAGTTTCGTAAACAATTTTTGGCAACAACATCAGGTACTTCTGGTCAATCATTAAAATTTTACAGAAATGAAGAAGCAGATTCGTTTAATAGAGCAGCAATTCAACGAGGTTATTCTTGGCATAATGTTAATCCTTGGGATAGAAATGGGTATTTCTGGGGATTTAATTTCTCCTTTATTTCTAAAATAAAAAATAAGCTTTTAGACAAACTCCAAAATAGATTTAGAATCTTTAGTTTTGAAGACAAGTCTCTAAAGAGTTTCATCAAGAAAACTAAAAATGCAACTTATATTCAAGGTTATTCTTCAATGATTTATCAAACTGCTGTATTAATCAATAAACTCAATTTAGAAAAACCTAAAAACTTAAAATTAGTTAAAGGTACATCAGAAAAAATCTTTGATTCATATCAAGAAGAAATAAAAAAAGCTTTCGGATTGAAAATGGTTAGTGAATATGGCGCTACCGAAGCAGGAATTATAGGTTTTGAATGCGATAGAGGAAGTATTCACATAAATATGGAAGGTGTTTACGTTGAAGAAGTTAACAACGAGATTTTAATAACGAATCTGCAATTAAAATCATTTCCTATTATTAGATATAAGTTAGGCGATTATATTTCTTTGGCTCCAAGAAATGAGAATTGTACTTGCGGAAAGAAACATCTAATTATTAAAGAAATAACAGGTAGAGTAGGAGAAAATATTTACGGGATAGAAAATATGTATCCAAGTTTATATTTGTATTACATTTTTAAAAATATTTCAAAAAAAGAAAATATAAATTTAAACTATCAAGTTTTACAAGAAGAAAAAGGTAAATTGGTGTTTTTAATTCAGAATCAAATCGAAGCAGAACTTCAGCAAAAGCTTTGTAAAGAAATAAAGCAACATTTTAAAGATGATATCAATTTCGAAATTAATACGGATACAGAGTTAAAAAAATCTAACGGTAAATTAAAAAACTTTATTTCTACCATAAATGAATAA
- a CDS encoding glycosyltransferase family 2 protein, with the protein MNNLVSIITPSYNSSAFISKTINSVLNQTYKNWEMIIVDDCSTDGSNKLIESFIAKDSRIMLHKLAKNSGTAIARNTAIDIANGEFIAFLDSDDIWLPNKLELQIDFMIQNNYNFTHTSYSTINETSEKPIKNFICRSTLNYKNMLYSNRIGCLTVIYNANKLGKIYMPNVRKRQDYALWLKILKIEEHAFGIPEILAHYRLRNQSISNNKFEMLKWNFHLFKNIEKMSYVKSFFYLSCNVLNKLF; encoded by the coding sequence ATGAATAATTTGGTTTCTATAATAACACCTAGTTATAATTCATCAGCTTTTATATCAAAAACCATAAATAGTGTTTTAAATCAAACCTATAAAAATTGGGAAATGATTATTGTTGATGATTGTTCTACGGATGGCAGCAATAAATTGATTGAAAGTTTTATCGCGAAAGACAGCAGGATTATGCTACATAAATTAGCTAAAAACTCTGGAACAGCAATAGCAAGAAATACTGCAATAGATATAGCAAACGGTGAATTTATAGCTTTTTTAGATAGTGATGATATTTGGTTGCCTAACAAATTAGAGCTTCAAATAGATTTTATGATTCAAAACAATTATAATTTCACACACACCTCTTACAGCACTATAAATGAAACATCAGAAAAACCAATTAAAAACTTTATTTGTAGATCAACTCTAAATTATAAAAACATGCTTTATTCTAATAGAATTGGATGTTTAACAGTAATTTATAATGCTAATAAATTGGGTAAAATTTACATGCCAAATGTTAGAAAAAGGCAAGATTATGCGCTGTGGTTAAAAATTTTAAAAATTGAAGAACACGCCTTTGGTATTCCAGAAATTTTAGCACATTATAGATTAAGAAACCAGTCTATTTCTAATAATAAGTTTGAAATGCTTAAGTGGAACTTCCATCTATTTAAAAATATTGAAAAAATGTCATATGTTAAATCATTTTTTTATCTTTCGTGCAATGTTTTGAATAAACTATTTTAA
- a CDS encoding exopolysaccharide biosynthesis polyprenyl glycosylphosphotransferase: MNQKKYFNISERKILLRVIDTIVIITSLYFSFEILNFSYFNFYSNSLLVWAFLLISYYLIFGEIFQLFNLNISNNRYLVLRSIVVTAFATTIFYVFTPFLSPILPNNRLQIVYLFLILAIPIVVWRFLYIQLIFSPKYFKTIIFIGKSDKIKGMLEKIQKDNFHNLRAYFSDKEIDNVKGFRNVETEKLSEFFTDNSINEIIVSKDGLSDEVLESLNKELIFLFQKGFNIASYESFYEEINLRVPKEYLELNFYKHINFSKNNTNRFYLFGLRVTDVFIALIGLIAFLVVFPIILIGNIFANRGPLFYSQDRVGQNGKIFKIYKLRSMVTNAENNGAVWAQKNDTRITTFGKFLRHTRLDEVPQFYNILKGDMGIIGPRPERPEFVNDLENKIPFYSIRNIVRPGLTGWAQVNYPYANTIKEQEIKLRYDLYYIKERSAFLDFKILIKTITTILFYRGQ; the protein is encoded by the coding sequence ATGAATCAAAAAAAATATTTTAATATATCTGAGCGTAAAATTTTGCTTAGAGTAATAGATACAATAGTTATTATTACTAGCTTGTATTTTTCTTTTGAAATATTAAATTTTAGTTATTTTAACTTTTATAGTAATAGTTTATTAGTTTGGGCATTCTTACTTATTTCATATTATTTAATTTTTGGAGAAATTTTTCAATTATTTAATTTGAACATTTCTAACAATAGGTATCTAGTACTTAGAAGTATCGTTGTTACTGCTTTTGCAACAACAATATTTTACGTTTTCACACCATTTTTATCACCTATTCTACCTAATAATAGACTTCAAATTGTCTATCTTTTTTTAATTCTAGCAATACCAATTGTTGTTTGGAGGTTTTTATACATTCAGTTAATATTTTCTCCAAAGTATTTTAAAACTATAATTTTTATCGGGAAATCTGATAAGATAAAAGGGATGTTAGAAAAAATTCAAAAAGATAACTTTCATAACCTTAGGGCTTATTTTTCTGATAAAGAAATAGATAATGTTAAGGGTTTTAGAAATGTTGAAACTGAAAAACTTTCAGAATTTTTTACTGATAATAGTATAAATGAGATTATAGTTTCTAAAGATGGTTTATCTGATGAAGTTTTAGAATCGTTAAATAAAGAGTTGATTTTTCTTTTTCAAAAAGGATTTAATATTGCAAGTTACGAGTCTTTTTATGAAGAAATAAACTTAAGAGTTCCTAAAGAATATTTAGAACTTAATTTTTATAAGCATATTAATTTTAGTAAAAACAATACTAACAGGTTTTATTTATTTGGTTTAAGAGTAACAGATGTTTTTATTGCTTTAATTGGTTTGATTGCTTTTTTAGTTGTTTTTCCTATAATTTTAATAGGAAATATTTTTGCTAATCGTGGTCCTCTTTTTTATTCTCAAGATAGAGTAGGGCAAAATGGTAAGATTTTTAAGATTTATAAACTTAGGTCTATGGTTACAAATGCAGAGAACAATGGTGCAGTTTGGGCTCAAAAAAATGATACAAGAATCACAACATTCGGTAAATTTTTAAGACATACAAGGTTAGATGAAGTTCCTCAATTTTACAACATCTTAAAAGGGGATATGGGAATTATTGGTCCTAGACCAGAAAGACCAGAATTTGTAAACGATTTAGAAAACAAAATTCCGTTTTACTCTATAAGAAATATTGTTAGACCTGGATTAACGGGTTGGGCTCAGGTAAATTACCCGTATGCAAATACAATTAAAGAACAAGAAATAAAACTTAGATACGATTTGTATTATATAAAAGAAAGAAGTGCTTTTCTTGATTTTAAAATCTTAATTAAAACCATTACAACAATCTTATTTTATAGAGGGCAATAA
- a CDS encoding DUF4105 domain-containing protein, with translation MIKKLRIVLPIFLLLFKINHAQKLSTFSEISIVTAGPGKELYEKFGHSAIRIKDPSLNLDVIYNYGIFDFDKPNFLLNFAHGKMYYLLAKYDFVYFFNSYMRDKRWLKQQVLNLNTSEKQQVFLYLEKNALKENATYLYDPFFNNCASKLKDISLEVLKENLILESNEIENNKTLRQLMNNEITWNTWGNFGINLIAGTILDKERNQIAYTYLPDYLYKTSKNAKIKRNGRIVDFVKREDVLLNYKEVQNNNFIVSPIFIFSALLIIVLFITVKNIKNNKRSKVLDFLIFFITGLIGLILTYLWLFSSHTTAPNNFNVLWAFIPNIIIAFLLLKKSVKLWMKSYLKGTIVLLNLVPLLWILGLQSFPVTLIPILILLNIRYFYLLKNLLPSIK, from the coding sequence ATGATAAAAAAACTACGTATAGTTCTTCCTATCTTTTTATTATTATTTAAAATTAATCATGCTCAGAAATTATCTACTTTCTCAGAAATATCTATTGTTACTGCAGGTCCTGGTAAAGAGTTATATGAGAAATTTGGTCATTCTGCAATTAGAATTAAAGACCCTTCTTTAAATTTAGATGTTATTTATAACTATGGAATATTTGATTTTGATAAACCTAATTTTCTATTAAATTTTGCTCACGGTAAAATGTACTACCTATTGGCTAAATATGATTTTGTCTATTTTTTTAATAGTTACATGAGAGATAAACGTTGGTTAAAACAACAGGTTTTAAATTTAAATACATCAGAAAAACAGCAAGTCTTTTTATATTTAGAAAAAAATGCTCTAAAAGAAAATGCAACGTATTTATACGATCCTTTTTTTAATAATTGTGCATCTAAACTTAAAGATATTTCTCTTGAAGTTTTAAAAGAAAATTTAATTTTAGAAAGTAATGAGATAGAAAATAATAAAACATTAAGGCAATTAATGAACAACGAAATTACCTGGAATACTTGGGGTAACTTTGGAATTAATTTAATTGCTGGTACTATCTTAGATAAAGAAAGAAATCAAATTGCCTACACTTATTTACCTGATTATTTGTACAAAACATCTAAGAATGCTAAAATTAAAAGAAACGGAAGAATTGTAGACTTTGTTAAACGAGAAGATGTATTATTAAATTATAAAGAAGTTCAAAATAATAACTTTATTGTAAGTCCGATTTTTATTTTTTCTGCTCTTTTAATTATAGTTTTATTTATAACTGTTAAGAATATTAAAAATAATAAAAGATCTAAAGTTTTAGATTTTTTAATCTTCTTTATAACCGGTTTAATTGGTTTAATTTTAACTTATCTATGGTTATTTTCATCACATACAACTGCTCCAAATAATTTTAATGTATTATGGGCATTTATCCCTAATATTATTATTGCATTTTTATTATTAAAAAAATCGGTAAAACTTTGGATGAAAAGTTATTTAAAAGGGACTATAGTTTTATTGAATCTAGTTCCGTTATTATGGATATTAGGTTTACAGAGCTTTCCTGTAACTTTAATTCCGATTTTAATATTATTAAATATTAGATATTTCTATTTACTAAAAAACTTATTGCCCTCTATAAAATAA